One Plasmodium berghei ANKA genome assembly, chromosome: 13 genomic region harbors:
- a CDS encoding YL1 nuclear protein, putative, with protein MWKGKLDDNIRNNPYDEGEPDENSFDRHEEDEDDDKNELDETEDEEGEEGEKEDDEGEEDEDEDYELKNYGIALEMPKRKNRGRNLKKLIGEDLEKDEKFWNDSIWEEEEIDEEYVNSEGEEEYVDVTDSDFDDDKDDAEGDEEDEEQNENEGDDDDSKRKKKKIYAYMENLKKKKMLKYNLMKKRKYDNMKNSKSINDIRDKTDDKKNQENKKRRKRKKTEQNYIMLHRSTRDTTRQKTEQMEKKFELRRIKKEDRFKKFYENRQKKKDMQREMTREERLEEAKITEQYNMQSLLELQAWEEEKKKYVESKRIIYHKPKNVFISFSYSKDNKLPLIESLKYETDVSNLNNHGKNITADGELIDNTGLLIAHSTNIINSETYKNVIEIGQNPNEIHCQGQEKINKKEKTENEEKMGNKEKTEGKNGIITPENGENTIKTDKPNKGIFDANIELNLENIDRCEDLNIEYLNEKDGLAFDCLNTINNNNAKGDNDNNNLNKTNEQKKEQKPRDIEEKQFYIVTDPNELSMYSNYNNNKEWLEKFKNKRNICSITNLEGIYFDPLTKKYYNNADAFKLLRFFYHKNMYDDINNQLSIMVDIFKNKLIEIEESTKKQNPENI; from the coding sequence atgTGGAAGGGTAAATTAGATGAtaatataagaaataaCCCATATGATGAAGGGGAGCCAGATGAAAATTCTTTTGACAGACACGAAGAAGATGAGGATGACGACAAAAATGAGCTAGACGAGACGGAAGATGAAGAAGGTGAAGAAGGGGAAAAAGAAGATGATGAGGGTGAAGAGGACGAAGATGAAGATTacgaattaaaaaattacgGTATAGCACTTGAAATGCcgaaaagaaaaaacagAGGTAGAAatttaaagaaattaaTTGGCGAAGATTTagaaaaagatgaaaaatttTGGAATGATAGTATATGGGAAGAAGAGGAAATAGATGAAGAATATGTAAATTCTGAAGGAGAAGAAGAATATGTAGATGTAACCGATTCCGATTTTGATGATGATAAAGATGATGCAGAGGGGGATGAAGAAGATGAAGAACAGAATGAAAATGAAGGTGATGATGATGAttcaaaaagaaaaaaaaaaaaaatatatgcctatatggaaaatttaaaaaaaaaaaaaatgctaaaatataatttaatgaaaaagagGAAATAcgataatatgaaaaatagcaaatctataaatgatataagAGATAAAACTGacgataaaaaaaatcaagaaaataaaaaacgaaGAAAACGGAAAAAAACtgaacaaaattatataatgttaCATAGATCGACAAGGGATACTACTAGACAAAAAACTGAacaaatggaaaaaaaatttgaattgagaagaataaaaaaagaagatcgctttaaaaaattttatgaaaatagacaaaaaaaaaaagatatgCAAAGAGAAATGACAAGAGAAGAAAGATTAGAAGAAGCCAAAATAACTGaacaatataatatgcaATCTTTGTTAGAATTGCAAGCATGggaagaagaaaaaaaaaaatatgtggaaagtaaaagaattatatatcaCAAACCAAAAAATGTTTTCATTAGCTTTTCATATTCaaaagataataaattaCCATTAATCGAAAGCCTGAAATATGAAACGGATGTATCCAATCTAAATAAtcatggaaaaaatataacagcAGATGGCGAATTAATTGACAATACTGGATTATTAATAGCACACAGtactaatataataaatagtgaaacatataaaaacgTTATTGAAATCGGACAAAATCCAAACGAAATTCATTGCCAAGGCCAAGAGaagataaacaaaaaagagaaaacggagaatgaagaaaaaatggGCAACAAGGAAAAGACGGAGGGAAAAAATGGCATCATTACACCTGAAAATGGAGAAAATACTATCAAAACTGATAAACCAAATAAGGGCATATTTGATGCAAATATCGAAttaaatttagaaaatattgaTCGTTGTGAAGATCtaaatatagaatatttaaatgagAAAGATGGATTAGCATTTGATTGCCTAAATActataaataacaataatgcTAAGGGTGATAATGATAACaataatttaaacaaaactaacgaacaaaaaaaggaaCAAAAACCGAGAGACATTGaagaaaaacaattttatattgttaCAGATCCTAATGAATTAAGTATGTATagtaattataataataataaggaatggttagaaaaatttaaaaataagcGTAATATATGTTCAATTACAAATTTAGaaggaatatattttgatccattgacaaaaaaatattacaataaCGCCGATGCATTTAAATTGTTaagatttttttatcataaaaatatgtacgatgatataaataaccAATTATCTATAATGGTtgatatattcaaaaataagTTAATTGAAATAGAGGAATCcacaaaaaaacaaaatccTGAGAATATTTAG
- a CDS encoding zinc finger protein, putative: MDKMNDDEILDKISNMTNNLSNVPSSAASNIKKQKKVKKRKTGKNKKNSNKTNNHNDNKPVIASYEEHKKKDICKFFFKKGKCIHNEKCNYSHDVTPIYKISKLCKFLIKGNCHKDNCMFSHDYNFFFCRNNLINNSCTNPSCKFKHAKIDTSITNTDKYNIEVDNLLSSDDKIRFLYNNKNYLTELLINKYISHDKLREVNIEKINKKDIYPWFINGIIDLIKVDFKHGNTKYFYDLLNNYKNKEHNLNVFLNENNANDLINNMSENSVSQKENDHSDIKKNKNANDDTNDVHADDNQTMENKKEEVQNNEKGDEKNEEDNDNFNDDKFYLSEEEDYTQYLNKYFDMDK, from the exons ATGGATAAAATGAACGACGATGAGATATTGGATAAAATATCGAATATGACAA ataaCTTAAGTAATGTTCCTTCATCGGCTGCaagtaatataaaaaaacagaaaaaggtaaaaaaacgaaagacagggaaaaataagaaaaactccaataaaacaaataatcaTAATGACAACAAACCTGTTATTGCGTCTTATGAAgagcataaaaaaaaagatatatgcaaatttttttttaaaaaagggAAATGCATACATAATGAGAAGTGCAATTATTCTCATGATGTTACAccaatttataaaatttcaaaattatgtaaatttttaataaaaggGAATTGCCATAAAGATAATTGTATGTTTTCTCatgattataatttttttttttgtcgtaacaatttaataaataattcatgTACAAATCCATCATGCAAGTTTAAGCATGCCAAAATCGACACATCTATAACAAATACagacaaatataatattgaagTTGATAACCTTTTGAGTAGTGATGACAAAATAAGATTTttatacaataataaaaattatttaactGAGTTATtaattaacaaatatatatctcATGATAAATTGAGAGAAgtaaatatagaaaaaataaataaaaaagatatatacCCATGGTTTATTAATGGTATCATTGATCTTATTAAAGTAGACTTTAAACATGGAAATACAaagtatttttatgatttattaaataattataaaaataaagaacataatttaaatgtatttttaaatgaaaataatgcaaatgatttaataaataacatGAGTGAAAATTCCGTAAGTCAAAAAGAAAACGATCACAgtgatattaaaaaaaataaaaatgccAATGATGATACGAATGATGTTCATGCTGATGATAATCAAAcaatggaaaataaaaaggaagaagtgcaaaataatgaaaaaggtgatgaaaaaaatgaggaaGACAATGACAATTTCAACGatgataaattttatttgagTGAAGAAGAAGATTATACTCAATacttaaataaatattttgatatggataaataa